The region ATTGGTGGTTAATATCAATGAGTGATTAACTCAGAAGGGGAGGTCCGCTCTAGCGGGCTTCCCTTTTCTGATTTATCTTGTTCATTTTTTAACAATCCGCTGGTTGTATAGTCTTGTAAGCTTTTAGTCGTTTACTTTTTTGCAATTTTGACCTAATAACGACATCTAAATTCGACCTTGTCGGGTTAAAGATGTTCGTTTGCTGCAACTAATCATATTCAGAAGAGTGTTTATTTTACACTTCTATGCGTACAAAAAAGACGGCATCATGCGTAGACGGCGTATTTGGTGTAACTTTTTTGAAACTGACTTGATTTTCTTGTCGGGAATTTCCGCTAAATATTATTTGTCAAGCAGCCCTTCATTTTGTTGCCCACGCATCTCAACTCTGACGTAATTCGCAGTGTCTCATCTACTATATCTCTGCGTATTGCGCCGTATCACATCCACTTGTATGGCTTGGAATTTTCCACCTACCAAAGGAGATAGTTTTGTCTAAAAGAACCGTATATTACATTGAAGGTGATGGCATTGGCCCTGAAGTTTGGGCCCCAACACGCCCTATTATTAACGCTGCGTTAGAAAAAGCATATGCTGGTGCTAACACTTTAGACTGGAAAGAACTTCTTGCTGGCGAAAAAGCTTTCAAAGAAACTGGCGAATACTTGCCTCAGGCTACTCTTAATACTCTTAAAACAGCTGATTTAGCTATGAAAGGGCCTCTTCAGACTCCCGTCGGAAAAGGTTTCCGGTCATTAAATGTTACTATTCGTCAAACTTTCGATCTTTATGCCTGTATCCGTCCAATTCACTATTTCAAGGGCATTGAATCTCCTGTAAAAAGACCTGATCTTGTAGATATTGTTGTTTTTCGTGAAAATACTGAAGATGTTTATGCTGGGATTGAGTGGAGTTCTAACTCTCCAGAAGCAAAAAAAGTAATTGACTTTTTAGTCGGTGAAATGGGTGCTAAAATTGACAGTTCCGCGGGGATAGGCATTAAACCTATAACTCCGTCAGGTTCAAAACGTCTTGTTCGCAGGGCGCTTGATTTTGCTCTTGACCATAATCGTGAATCAGTAACCTTGGTTCATAAAGGTAATATCATGAAGTACACTGAAGGTGGATTCCGTCAGTGGGGGTATGATCTTGCTGCTGAAGATTATGCAGGTAAAGTAGTAAAAGAAGGCGAAGACGCTACGGGTAAAGTTGTGCTTAATGATCGCATTGCCGATGCTATGTTTCAGGAACTTCTTATGCGCCCTGAAAAATACAGTGTTCTGGCTACAACGAACCTTAATGGTGACTATCTTTCCGATGCTCTTGCAGCTCAGGTCGGTGGTCTCGGCCTTGCTCCGGGTGTTAATATGGGAGATACTCTCGCATTTTACGAGGCTACCCACGGAACAGCACCGACTATCGCAGGCAAAGATATGGCTAACCCAGGTAGCTTAATCCTTTCCGGTGCTATGATGCTTGAGCACCTAGGCTGGCATGAAGCCGCTGATTTGATTAAAAACTCAGTGGAAAAAGCTTTGGCTGCTAAAAAGGTGACTGTCGACCTTTCAAGCCAGATCAGCGGAGCTACAACTGTCGGTTGTAAAGAATTTGGTGAGATTATTCTTGCTAACCTGTAGCTTTGTAGAATTTAGTTATAATAAGAACGAAGCCCTCCTGAGATATATCAGGAGGGCTTTTTTATAGGTATGGTTGATGATGGTAAAAAAATTAGTCTACGCTGACTTCCAGTCCTTCCTTTGAATGCTTGAGTTCAATATAACAATTCGGCGAATCGAGCGTTGTAGTTGTTATTTTTGAAGTTGTGTCCAGTCCATTATCAGCAATGGTCCGTAGAATAAGTTTGGTGTCTGAAATACCTTTGCCAAGGTGAACTTTCTGACCAGAGATCAATCTGAATTGTGCGAACAATACTTTGGTATCTTTGTAGCGAAGAGAGCCTGCGACGGGAAAAGCACAGGTGTTTCTTATAGTGATGGCCGCTGCTGGACCAGCTGTCAAAATTGATATGAGAGCAAAAGCTGTAATTAATATGTTTTTCATTTTTTTCCTAATATAACAAATTTGGTGTCTGGCTTAGCTATTAACGCAATTGCGTAAAGTCAAGTTTTCCAGATTATAAATGAGGTTATAATAGTATTAAATGAGTCAGCAGCAAAAACATATTTTCTTTCCTTTATATATTTAACTTACTTAAATTCTTTTACATACTTTTCAAAACGGCTCATTCCTTCAGCTAAATTTTCAATTGAGTTGGCATACGAAAATCTTATGTAACCTTCTGCTCCCTGACCGAAATCAATTCCTGGCGTCACTCCTATGTGGGCTTTTTCGAGAATATCGAAGGCTAATTGGTAAGAACTACCTTCAAATTTTTCAGCAAATGGCTTCATATTGACCAATATATAAAAAGCGGCGGTAGGTTCAACTTTAATATCAAATCCAATTTCACGAAGCCTTTTGATCATAAATTTGCGACGTTCATCGTAAATGCCTTTAATACGGTTAACATCATCCCAAGATTTGGTGAGGGCAGTTACTCCTGCCCATTGTGCCATAGAGTTGGCAGATATAAAAAAGTTTTGACAAAGTTTTTGCATGGTCCGGACATACTTTTCAGGAGCGATTATGTAGCCGAGTCTCCATCCTGTCATGGCAAATAATTTTGAAAAACCGTTTAAAACAAAGGCGTGATCGGTGTATTCAAGGATTGAATGCTCTTGCTCGCCGTAAACAAGACCATGATATATTTCGTCTGAAATGATCCAAGGTCCGAGATTTGCAATCTTCTTCATGCGTTCAGGGGAAAGAACTGTTCCGGTCGGGTTGGACGGGGAGTTGATCAGAATAGCTTTTGTTTTATTGTTTATAGCCTTGGCAATTGCTTCCGGCCGGAATTGAAAACCGTCTTCTTCGCTGATGTTTACTTTTATAGAGTCTGCTCCTGCAAACTTTATAAAGTTGTCATAGCAGGCGTAACATGGGTCGGATGTAATGACGTTGTCGCCTTGATCAAGAATAAATGTGAAGAGTAAAAGCATGGCAGGGGAGGTACCCTGAGTTACAATTATGCGGCCCGGGTCAATGTCAACGTTATATCTGTCTTTGTGGTATTTGCTGATTGCCTGACGCAGTTCAGGAATTCCAAGGCTATGAGTATAGTGAGTTTCTCCTTTATCCAAAGCTTCACAGCAGGCTTTTTTGATACATTCAGGCGTATCAAAATCAGGCTCACCAATTTCCATATGAATTATATTTTTGCCGTCGCGTTCCATTTGCTGCGCTGCTTCCAGAACATCCATGACTAAAAATGGTGTTATCTCACAAGCGCGTTTGGAAATGCATTCCATGGTGGACTCCTTATTAAACAGCGTTCAGCCGCATATGTAGTGTGATAATTATTTTAGTATAATTTTATATTTGTAACGCTTTATACAGTCTCATAAGACGAAGTGCAATACGGCATCCATCAATCTAATAAAAAAGCCCTTTCACGTTGTGTGAAAGGGCTTTTAATTATTCGTATTCAGAGAATTTATTGAAAAATAAATTTAAATTAATTAAAAATTAAATCCAATTTGCTCACGGATAATTTCCATATTTTCTTGTGCTCTTGAGCGAGCTTTTGCTGTGCCTTCAGCAAGGATCTGCCAGACTATGTCCGGGTTTTCGTCAAGCTTGGCGCGTCTTTCATGCATAGGCTCAAGGAATTTGGTCATGTTCTCAGCTAAAAGCTTCTTACAGTCAACACATCCCCAAGATGCATCACGGCAACCTGCCTCTATTTCTGCACACTTGTCAGCTCCGGTGAGCAGTTTGTGATAAGGGTACAGGTTACATACTTCAGGATCGCCTGGGTCAGCTTTACGCAGCCTGTTGGAATCTGTGAGCATGGTCATAACTTTGGGGCGCATTTCGTCGGCTGATTCGCCAAGGAAAATTCCGTTGTTATAGCTTTTGCTCATTTTGCGACCGTCAAGGCCGGGAAGTTTTGCATCAGCTGTCAGCATTGCTTCAGGTTCGGGGAAAAATTCTCCGTTAAGATGGTTAAATCTACGGGCAATTTCTCTGGCTAGTTCAAGATGAGGTAACTGGTCCTGCCCTACAGGCACTCTTGTCGGCTTATACATAAGAATATCAGAAGCCATGAGCACTGGGTAACCTAGGAAACCGTAAGTTGCCAAATCCTTCTGAGTCAGTTGTTGACGCATTTCTTTGTAGGTAGGATTTCTTTCAAGCCAGCCTACAGGTGTCAGCATGGAAAGAATTAAATGCAGTTCAGCATGTTCTTTAATTTGAGACTGATGGAAAATTGTGCACTTTTCAGGATCAAGTCCAGCTGCAATCCAGTCTTTAACAAGTTCAGGAACAAATCCTTTAATTTTTCTAGGGTCAGTGTATTCGCTGGTCATAGCATGCCAGTCGGCAACAAAGAAGAAGCATTCGTTCTCTTCCTGAATTTTTATCCAGTTTACGAGCACTCCGAAATAATGTCCTAAATGAAGGCGGCCTGTGGGTCTCATTCCCGAAACGATGCGATTGTTTGTATTACTCATGGTCCATAGTGAGGTTAATGATTTAACTGAGCAGCAGATTATAAAAAAAGATTATAATCGGGCTGATGAATTTACTTAAGAGCCCTAAGGCTGCCAGAAGAATGACAATAATAAAACCATATCTAAAGGAAAGATATTTGTAAGCCGCTTGCCGCGGCAAAAATCCGGCAACAATTTTACTACCGTCCAAAGGTGGTAGCGGAAGCAGGTTAAAAAAGCAAAGAGCTAGATTAATGATAACACCTGTTTTTGCAATTAGTGCTGTCGGCTGTAGAACTTTCAGCATGACTGGCGAAAGGTCTCGCAGATCCATGGCGAAAATTCCTTTAAGTACCATTGCAAACATAATTGCTAAAATCATATTTGCAGCAGGTCCTGCCAGAGATACAAGCATCATGCCACGCTGAGGATTCTTAAAGTATGAAGGATTTACCGGAACAGGTTTTGCCCAGCCTATCATGCGGGTTAGAACAAGTGCTAATGTCCCGAGTGGGTCAAGATGGCGTAAAGGATTAAGTGTAAGCCTTCCTGCATTTTTTGCAGTAGGATCTCCAAGGAGCCATGCTACGTATCCGTGAGCAGCCTCATGACATGTTATTGCTAGAAGAAAAGGTAGAGCCAGAATGCTTAGATCTTTGATTGTACTTGCGATGTCGAACATTGGTGTCCTTTGTTCGCTATTTGAAGAAGGATAAAATGGCAGGCCAAGAGGGATTCGAACCCCCAACATCCGGTTTTGGAGACCGGCGTTCTAGCCGTTGGAACTACTGGCCTGCACTTTATGAATTACTTCCCTGACGAAGAATCCATGTGGGTGCTATCATGAACTTTCTGCATGGGCAAGAAAAAAAAGGAGTCTGTTTTTAGCAGACTCCTTAAAAAGATTAGTAAAAAAGTTGATTTTGCTCTTAATTAAGAGTCTTTTTAGTTGCCGAGGGCCTGAATTACCTTCGTTTTTAATTCACTTAAATCGACTGACTTTACAACATAATGGTCAGCTGCAATTGATTTTAAATCATGCTTAAAGCTGTCATATGCAGTGCTTAGAATTACCGGTAGTTTTTGGTCCTGTCTCCTGATTTCCTGAAGCAGGTCCAGTCCTGAACGATTAATACCAAGCTTGATGTCAAGAATTACGAGATCTGGAGACTCTCTTTTTATGACATCAAGAATGTCCTCGGAGCCGTCAGAAGTTGCAACAAGATACCCTTCGGCTACAAGTTCTTCTTGGTAAAGCATACGAATGTGCTTTTCATCGTCAACGACTAAAATAGTAGGCTGAGCCATATTGAACTCCTTCGATGTCATGTTTCACTGAACTACTTTAGTTCAACATTCGAGTTCGGGTCAACATTAATAAATATTTTTTCGAATGAATTTTTGTAAAAGTGAATAAAAAAATATGTGGCCGCTACAAAATTCAATAAGGCGAAAGCGTTAAGTGTAATCATGTTTATTTATTCTCCTGCTGAAGGCAAATGGTATTAATATAAACCAAAAAAATCTTGTTATTGCCTTTTTTTAAAAATGATTTTCCCACCTATTAGCTACACTATAACATAAAAGAAAAGTTTTGCCTGTTAAATCTTATGACAAAGTTAATTTTTATAGTATTTCATTAAAAAAAAATAACTGATTTTGAATTTAAATAGTGAAAAGCTTGATGAAATCAGGGTTAAGAGATAACTCTTTAGTCCTTTGGTTGTAATAAAATTTGAATGAATTAATCAAGGAGGCTACTGATGGTTAAGGTAATACTTCAGCCTGAAGAAGAAATAGTCACTTTTACGAAGATCAATACGGCGATGCAATTACTTAATAAGTATAATCTTCATTACACTGATGCGCTGGTGATAAGAGACGGTGAGCTCTTAACTCAGGATCGTAAAATTAATAAAGATGATGAAATTATTTTGAGAAAAGTTGTTTCAGTCGGGTAAATTATATGAAATGTAAAGTTTGCAAAGCAGAAGCTGTTGTCGCATTGCCCAGTCATAATACGGCTTTTTGTCCAGATTGCTATGATCGCTTTTTTATGAAGCAGGTATCGGAAGGAATCAGAAAACGTAAACTGCTTGAAGCTGATGATAAAGTTTTAGTGGCTCTTTCGGGCGGTAAAGATTCACTTGGACTTATGTATGCCTTGGCCGAACTGGGGTATAATGTCACCGGCCTTCACATCGATCTGGGCATTTTCGATTCTTCTAAAAAGGCAAGATCGGTTGTTGAAGATTTTTGCGCTGATAAAGGATACCCGTTAAAGGTTGTTGCGCTCGAGCAAGAAGGGACGCCTATGCCTTTGATAAAAAAACATATAAATCGTCCTATCTGCTCAGTGTGTGGAAAATTTAAACGGCATTATTTTAATAAAGTAGCATTAGAAGACGGTTACACCGCTCTTGCTACAGGGCATAATCTTGATGACGAAGTAGCAAGGCTTTTTGCTAACACTTTGCGCTGGGATCAAGCATACCTGTCTGATCAGGGGCCGCTCCTTCCTGCCGAGAATGGATTTGCAAAGAAGGTTAAGCCTCTTTTTAGAGTTTCAGAATTTGAAACAGCTAACTTTTCATTTCTCAAAGGGATTCCTTACCATCATCTGCCATGTCCTTACAGTACTGGCGCAAGTTTTACCGGACATAAGATGATCTGGCGAAATCAGGAAATCCGCAGTCCTGGGTCTAAACGTGCTTTTTATGGTGGTTTTCTTGAGCGTGGTCAGCCTGCTTTTGCTGCTATTCATAATAAAAAGAAAGAGTATGAGGTCGTGCCTTGTACGAAGTGCGGATGTCCTACTTCGGTCGGAATATGCGGTGTATGCAGGATTCGCGAACAGCTTGATGAAGCTTTAGCTGCGGAACCCAAATGATCACTCCGAAAGTCTCAGTGACAATGCCCTGTTACAACTGCGAAGCAACTGTAGGGCATGCCATTGAGAGTATTCTCGGTCAGACTTTTAAAAATTTTGAATTAGTAGCGGTCGATGACGGTTCAAGTGATCAGACCGCTACAATTCTTAAAAAGTATTCTGCACTTGATTCTCGCGTTAAAGCTCTCTTTTTAGACCATCAAGGTGTTGTCGGGGCTGCAAATGCAGCGATTGACGTATCAAAAGGTGAATTCCTCGCACGTATGGATGCTGATGATCTGGCTTTGCCTTCACGTATTGAAAAACAAGCGGATCTTTTAGCACATCATTCTGATATCGGGCTAACAGGAAGTCGCGTTGTTTTCGGTGGTGATCGTGAAAAGTGTGGTGGATATGCTCATTATGTAGATTGGATTAATACTCTGGTTGAATCTTCTGAAATTTCACTGAACCGTTTTGTTGAATTTCCTTTTGCTAATCCATCTATAATGATGCGAAGTTCGTTGGTTGATGAGCATGGCTCTTTTCGTGACGGGGATTTTCCTGAAGATTACGAATTGGTGCTTCGTTGGCTTGAGGCAGGCGTGCTGATGCAGAAGGTTGATGAAGAGCTTTTAGTCTGGAATGATCCGCCTGATCGTATCTCCAGAAATCATTCCAAGTATACTGTGGATGCTTTTTATCGCATTAAAAGCGAGTATCTTTACCGCTGGCTGAAAAAGAATAATCATAATCATCCGAAGGTCGGTGTTATCGGTTCAACCAGAATTTCACGTAAGCGGTATGGTATGCTTGAAAGGTTGGGAGTTGAAACATCTTTTTTTGTAGATGTTGATCCCCGTAAGGTTGGGCATAATATTCATGGTATAGCGGTGATTCATCGTGATGATTTGCCTGCTCCTGGTGAAGTCTTTTTGCTTTCATATGTGGCAAGTCGCGGTGCAAGAAACGAGGTTGAGCGGTTTCTCGAAGCACGCGGGTACGTAATGGGGAAGGATTATTTGCTGGTTGCCTGACTGGATTCTTGAAATAATATTAAAATTTGTTTCTGATAAAATCCGTGATTGATTTGATAGCGGATTTCTTTTGAGGAATATCAGTTTCCTCAGACGCTGAATCCCACCATTCTAGATCACTGAATTCAACTGGTAAGCGCAGTGTAAGAAATGGAATAAAAAAATTTATAACATTTACTTTAGAAACGGCTTTTGCAGAATCGAAGTGGAAAAAAACTTCTCCGATAAACCACGCCTTATCTTTTGGGGTAGTCGGTTCTGACGGGCGGATATACATAAAATGAGGGTCCATTTCAGAATTAACACTATTATCCTGAAATGAAGCGAATAGTGCGCTTACCTGTTTTCTAATTAATTTATCGCCGTAAACATCCACAATGAAAGTGAATTTAAGAAAGCCTGTTTCAGGCGTATGATTGTGGCGGGATATTTTAAGAACACCGTCTTTTCTTCTACTTTCATCGTCCTCAAGAAAAAGATCGAAAGCGCAGAATCCAATAAAATTTTCCGTGCCGCGGAGTTCATCTAATTGCTTTTCTATTGCTGCTGTACTGTCGTCCATTAAGTATCCTGAAAGGTGAAGGTTTTTATTTTTCAACCAGCGATAACATTTTACTTAGTCAGCAACAAGAGGGTATAATTTGGCAGATAGATATGTTTGAAAAATCCCTCTTGATATTATATCAAGAGGGATTTCATTTTTTGATTTGTTATGTATTTGCTATTCGTTATCCATGCGGTCATCATTTTTAACAGGTTCGGCTTGTTGGGAAGTTGTTTCCTCAAAAATATTACGAGAGCTTTTTCTGACCATGTGAAATATTGCAAAAACAATGACCAACATTATAATGGCACCTTCAACAATTTCACCTGTCATGGGATCTCCTTTGTCTCGTTAATTTTGAGCTGGAATTCAGTTATCTTAGTGTGAATGAGCTGAACCAGAATTCCCTTTTATAATTGAGATTGTTTTTGGAACAGCGATTAATCCAACTAAAAGAATCGCGCTGATTGTGTAGAATAAT is a window of Desulfovibrio sp. UCD-KL4C DNA encoding:
- the icd gene encoding NADP-dependent isocitrate dehydrogenase, which codes for MSKRTVYYIEGDGIGPEVWAPTRPIINAALEKAYAGANTLDWKELLAGEKAFKETGEYLPQATLNTLKTADLAMKGPLQTPVGKGFRSLNVTIRQTFDLYACIRPIHYFKGIESPVKRPDLVDIVVFRENTEDVYAGIEWSSNSPEAKKVIDFLVGEMGAKIDSSAGIGIKPITPSGSKRLVRRALDFALDHNRESVTLVHKGNIMKYTEGGFRQWGYDLAAEDYAGKVVKEGEDATGKVVLNDRIADAMFQELLMRPEKYSVLATTNLNGDYLSDALAAQVGGLGLAPGVNMGDTLAFYEATHGTAPTIAGKDMANPGSLILSGAMMLEHLGWHEAADLIKNSVEKALAAKKVTVDLSSQISGATTVGCKEFGEIILANL
- a CDS encoding pyridoxal phosphate-dependent aminotransferase; this encodes MECISKRACEITPFLVMDVLEAAQQMERDGKNIIHMEIGEPDFDTPECIKKACCEALDKGETHYTHSLGIPELRQAISKYHKDRYNVDIDPGRIIVTQGTSPAMLLLFTFILDQGDNVITSDPCYACYDNFIKFAGADSIKVNISEEDGFQFRPEAIAKAINNKTKAILINSPSNPTGTVLSPERMKKIANLGPWIISDEIYHGLVYGEQEHSILEYTDHAFVLNGFSKLFAMTGWRLGYIIAPEKYVRTMQKLCQNFFISANSMAQWAGVTALTKSWDDVNRIKGIYDERRKFMIKRLREIGFDIKVEPTAAFYILVNMKPFAEKFEGSSYQLAFDILEKAHIGVTPGIDFGQGAEGYIRFSYANSIENLAEGMSRFEKYVKEFK
- the trpS gene encoding tryptophan--tRNA ligase, translating into MSNTNNRIVSGMRPTGRLHLGHYFGVLVNWIKIQEENECFFFVADWHAMTSEYTDPRKIKGFVPELVKDWIAAGLDPEKCTIFHQSQIKEHAELHLILSMLTPVGWLERNPTYKEMRQQLTQKDLATYGFLGYPVLMASDILMYKPTRVPVGQDQLPHLELAREIARRFNHLNGEFFPEPEAMLTADAKLPGLDGRKMSKSYNNGIFLGESADEMRPKVMTMLTDSNRLRKADPGDPEVCNLYPYHKLLTGADKCAEIEAGCRDASWGCVDCKKLLAENMTKFLEPMHERRAKLDENPDIVWQILAEGTAKARSRAQENMEIIREQIGFNF
- a CDS encoding site-2 protease family protein — protein: MFDIASTIKDLSILALPFLLAITCHEAAHGYVAWLLGDPTAKNAGRLTLNPLRHLDPLGTLALVLTRMIGWAKPVPVNPSYFKNPQRGMMLVSLAGPAANMILAIMFAMVLKGIFAMDLRDLSPVMLKVLQPTALIAKTGVIINLALCFFNLLPLPPLDGSKIVAGFLPRQAAYKYLSFRYGFIIVILLAALGLLSKFISPIIIFFYNLLLS
- a CDS encoding response regulator, whose protein sequence is MAQPTILVVDDEKHIRMLYQEELVAEGYLVATSDGSEDILDVIKRESPDLVILDIKLGINRSGLDLLQEIRRQDQKLPVILSTAYDSFKHDLKSIAADHYVVKSVDLSELKTKVIQALGN
- a CDS encoding ATP-binding protein; translated protein: MKCKVCKAEAVVALPSHNTAFCPDCYDRFFMKQVSEGIRKRKLLEADDKVLVALSGGKDSLGLMYALAELGYNVTGLHIDLGIFDSSKKARSVVEDFCADKGYPLKVVALEQEGTPMPLIKKHINRPICSVCGKFKRHYFNKVALEDGYTALATGHNLDDEVARLFANTLRWDQAYLSDQGPLLPAENGFAKKVKPLFRVSEFETANFSFLKGIPYHHLPCPYSTGASFTGHKMIWRNQEIRSPGSKRAFYGGFLERGQPAFAAIHNKKKEYEVVPCTKCGCPTSVGICGVCRIREQLDEALAAEPK
- a CDS encoding glycosyltransferase — protein: MITPKVSVTMPCYNCEATVGHAIESILGQTFKNFELVAVDDGSSDQTATILKKYSALDSRVKALFLDHQGVVGAANAAIDVSKGEFLARMDADDLALPSRIEKQADLLAHHSDIGLTGSRVVFGGDREKCGGYAHYVDWINTLVESSEISLNRFVEFPFANPSIMMRSSLVDEHGSFRDGDFPEDYELVLRWLEAGVLMQKVDEELLVWNDPPDRISRNHSKYTVDAFYRIKSEYLYRWLKKNNHNHPKVGVIGSTRISRKRYGMLERLGVETSFFVDVDPRKVGHNIHGIAVIHRDDLPAPGEVFLLSYVASRGARNEVERFLEARGYVMGKDYLLVA